From a single Solenopsis invicta isolate M01_SB chromosome 6, UNIL_Sinv_3.0, whole genome shotgun sequence genomic region:
- the LOC105205250 gene encoding Usher syndrome type-1G protein homolog isoform X1 — protein MSSERFHKAAQEGTLDVLKEATRKDCNARDEGGMTPTLWAAFEGHVDALRLLVAKGGDPDKTDYFGNTCLHLAAARGHEFCVKFLVKFGCNIWSLDIDRHSARELAAINGCEKILQFLDIAQADQELNNRKKSRLLREKAERDAEKRLKEYMKKQKLAEIRAEKEQKKLIKDRAKSDFDAINELNSQRPGVLTFRGRMKPSPTFSDIVGTTTKRHGSTVCRKALAKKAINDFKVVEVEVNGKKSVRSLTGVRRDSEVMYVGTYDTQPQHIGIRRGKISDVWGTLSKSQSTPDLLGERIYDEEEEDREEENLNVAKDTTFLQEPASIFNRPGFGSVAFRRAITSTLDNLPVTQTDVPNSNHSANGSTNGSINSNKFSPNGHNEEISIGSAGSLARRQSLWDEDLLSEGEETDEEWTPLQRFLVANNLTSIHPILESEQIDLEALMLLTETDIAALKLPLGPRRKLTNAIANRKKALNTPESIIKDSRL, from the exons ATGTCGTCCGAGCGATTTCATAA GGCCGCGCAAGAAGGCACGTTGGATGTTCTGAAGGAAGCCACGAGAAAGGATTGTAACGCGCGAGATGAAGGAGGAATGACCCCGACATTATGGGCAGCCTTCGAAGGCCACGTAGATGCTCTGAGACTGCTGGTCGCCAAAGG AGGCGATCCGGACAAGACCGATTATTTCGGTAATACATGCTTGCACCTGGCAGCGGCGAGGGGCCACGAATTCTGTGTTAAATTCTTGGTGAAGTTCGGCTGCAATATCTGGTCGCTGGACATCGACCGGCACTCCGCCCGTGAACTTGCGGCGATAAACGGCTGCGAGAAGATCTTACAGTTCCTAGACATCGCTCAGGCTGATCAGGAATTGAATAATCGCAAGAAAAGCCGGTTACTTCGGGAAAAGGCGGAGAGAGATGCGGAGAAGAG GCTGAAAGAatacatgaagaaacaaaaattgGCCGAGATTAGGGCGGAAAAAGAACAGAAGAAACTGATAAAGGATCGTGCTAAATCAGACTTCGACGCAATAAATGAGCTGAACTCCCAACGGCCCGGGGTACTGACCTTTAGAGGCCGAATGAAACCTTCGCCGACATTCAGCGACATCGTTGGTACCACCACGAAAAGACACGGCAGCACAGTTTGTCGGAAGGCTTTAGCTAAGAAAGCCATCAACGACTTTAAAGTCGTGgag GTCGAAGTGAATGGGAAGAAGTCGGTTCGAAGTCTCACTGGTGTTCGACGGGATTCTGAAGTTATGTACGTAGGCACGTACGACACTCAGCCGCAGCACATAGGCATCAGAAGAGGAAAGATCTCTGATGTATGGGGTACTCTCAGTAAATCGCAGAGCACGCCCGATCTCTTAGGTGAAAGGATAtacgacgaggaggaggaggatcgAGAAGAAGAAAACTTGAATGTTGCGAAGGACACCACTTTTCTGCAGGAACCAGCCAGCATTTTCAACCGACCTGGTTTCGGTTCGGTGGCTTTTAGAAGGGCG aTAACATCTACGCTGGATAATCTGCCAGTCACGCAAACGGATGTTCCAAATAGCAATCATTCCGCAAATGGCTCAACAAATGGATCTATAAACAGTAATAAGTTCAGCCCAAATGGACACAATGAGGAGATCAGTATAGGAAGTGCCGGTAGTTTAGCACGCCGGCAAAGCTTGTGGGATGAGGATCTTCTTTCAG AAGGTGAAGAAACGGACGAGGAATGGACACCTTTGCAGAGATTTTTAGTTGCCAATAATCTCACATCCATACATCCCATTTTGGAATCGGAGCAAATTGATCTGGAAGCTCTGATGCTGCTCACTGAAACCGACATAGCAGCCCTCAAACTTCCACTTGGTCCCAGACGAAAACTCACTAACGCAATTGCAAACCGGAAAAAAGCGCTGAACACGCCGGAAAGTATTATCAAAGATAGTAGATTGTGA
- the LOC105205250 gene encoding Usher syndrome type-1G protein homolog isoform X2, translated as MHEERAAQEGTLDVLKEATRKDCNARDEGGMTPTLWAAFEGHVDALRLLVAKGGDPDKTDYFGNTCLHLAAARGHEFCVKFLVKFGCNIWSLDIDRHSARELAAINGCEKILQFLDIAQADQELNNRKKSRLLREKAERDAEKRLKEYMKKQKLAEIRAEKEQKKLIKDRAKSDFDAINELNSQRPGVLTFRGRMKPSPTFSDIVGTTTKRHGSTVCRKALAKKAINDFKVVEVEVNGKKSVRSLTGVRRDSEVMYVGTYDTQPQHIGIRRGKISDVWGTLSKSQSTPDLLGERIYDEEEEDREEENLNVAKDTTFLQEPASIFNRPGFGSVAFRRAITSTLDNLPVTQTDVPNSNHSANGSTNGSINSNKFSPNGHNEEISIGSAGSLARRQSLWDEDLLSEGEETDEEWTPLQRFLVANNLTSIHPILESEQIDLEALMLLTETDIAALKLPLGPRRKLTNAIANRKKALNTPESIIKDSRL; from the exons ATGCATGAGGAGAG GGCCGCGCAAGAAGGCACGTTGGATGTTCTGAAGGAAGCCACGAGAAAGGATTGTAACGCGCGAGATGAAGGAGGAATGACCCCGACATTATGGGCAGCCTTCGAAGGCCACGTAGATGCTCTGAGACTGCTGGTCGCCAAAGG AGGCGATCCGGACAAGACCGATTATTTCGGTAATACATGCTTGCACCTGGCAGCGGCGAGGGGCCACGAATTCTGTGTTAAATTCTTGGTGAAGTTCGGCTGCAATATCTGGTCGCTGGACATCGACCGGCACTCCGCCCGTGAACTTGCGGCGATAAACGGCTGCGAGAAGATCTTACAGTTCCTAGACATCGCTCAGGCTGATCAGGAATTGAATAATCGCAAGAAAAGCCGGTTACTTCGGGAAAAGGCGGAGAGAGATGCGGAGAAGAG GCTGAAAGAatacatgaagaaacaaaaattgGCCGAGATTAGGGCGGAAAAAGAACAGAAGAAACTGATAAAGGATCGTGCTAAATCAGACTTCGACGCAATAAATGAGCTGAACTCCCAACGGCCCGGGGTACTGACCTTTAGAGGCCGAATGAAACCTTCGCCGACATTCAGCGACATCGTTGGTACCACCACGAAAAGACACGGCAGCACAGTTTGTCGGAAGGCTTTAGCTAAGAAAGCCATCAACGACTTTAAAGTCGTGgag GTCGAAGTGAATGGGAAGAAGTCGGTTCGAAGTCTCACTGGTGTTCGACGGGATTCTGAAGTTATGTACGTAGGCACGTACGACACTCAGCCGCAGCACATAGGCATCAGAAGAGGAAAGATCTCTGATGTATGGGGTACTCTCAGTAAATCGCAGAGCACGCCCGATCTCTTAGGTGAAAGGATAtacgacgaggaggaggaggatcgAGAAGAAGAAAACTTGAATGTTGCGAAGGACACCACTTTTCTGCAGGAACCAGCCAGCATTTTCAACCGACCTGGTTTCGGTTCGGTGGCTTTTAGAAGGGCG aTAACATCTACGCTGGATAATCTGCCAGTCACGCAAACGGATGTTCCAAATAGCAATCATTCCGCAAATGGCTCAACAAATGGATCTATAAACAGTAATAAGTTCAGCCCAAATGGACACAATGAGGAGATCAGTATAGGAAGTGCCGGTAGTTTAGCACGCCGGCAAAGCTTGTGGGATGAGGATCTTCTTTCAG AAGGTGAAGAAACGGACGAGGAATGGACACCTTTGCAGAGATTTTTAGTTGCCAATAATCTCACATCCATACATCCCATTTTGGAATCGGAGCAAATTGATCTGGAAGCTCTGATGCTGCTCACTGAAACCGACATAGCAGCCCTCAAACTTCCACTTGGTCCCAGACGAAAACTCACTAACGCAATTGCAAACCGGAAAAAAGCGCTGAACACGCCGGAAAGTATTATCAAAGATAGTAGATTGTGA
- the LOC105205287 gene encoding eukaryotic translation initiation factor 2-alpha kinase 1 has translation MSEFADPHIAKALTAAATCVITCFMNMVANKESKKCSADYLWSVIDFQKVISMQDDLLDQSSLQANKHVIEYSARIFKETRYERECYYVFRVNLELEFLDGIETETAKQTSYLLNIRNMRPFFHNISNPVLGRFSCLLVQMLLHIFEIRILVSTDNKKPRFMVFKLPVIQVKLDLQKFCIQIEDDEVIRNKLYNDFCDDLYKLQLNIDQCNLVEFDVLRERFSTELCRTPICIVRFERQANFSDKNEVFFIGGSGKLYKDPNLWRYNKEFEKEVFIDCGGFGKVYKARHCLDGKEYAIKKITVDHITELQLNEVTTLAALNHPNIVPYHTAWIEWLSSCTSNASTSNILSSKYYEKDSKSSSPLAIKDLEKCYTDESSSDVVFLQNNDINDRFEEHDSSTNNMEKKIEENTTEESSSGGVCFRNSKSNESPDQAIVNASASNSSSCEESNREVNVYTSDKNKPCILYIQMALCEQTLKQLLCNRVSVTPEPTIKAIFEQIVCGVDYIHSQKIIHHDIKPSNIFMSTSGPLRIQLGDFGLACSFQKEHHSAIGTPMYAAPEQMQGKCDPKSDIYSIGIVFLELLIPTRMELAKIIESLKSGEVPETLKEHKWLQIIQRLMQEDPTNRPSASQLLQDFNHNTVVIINRLKDDIMHLENSNNNKNDKIRSILQEIKEKIQELSLQNNLTD, from the exons ATGTCGGAATTCGCAGATCCCCACATAGCTAAGGCGCTGACTGCAGCTGCTACTTGTGTAATTACATGTTTTATGAACATGGTGGCCAACAAAGAATCAAAGAAATG TTCGGCAGATTACTTGTGGTCAGTCATAGACTTCCAAAAGGTTATTTCGATGCAAGATGATCTCTTAGATCAATCAAGCTTACAAGCAAACAAGCATGTCATAGAATATTCtgcaagaatttttaaagaaactcGATATGAAAGGGAATGTTATTACGTCTTTCGAGTTAATCTGGAATTAGAATTCCTCGATGGAATCGAGACAGAGACTGCAAAGCAGACAAGCTATCTTTTGAATATACGGAATATGAGACCTTTTTTTCATAACATCAGTAATCCTGTACTGG GAAGGTTTTCTTGCCTCCTTGTACAGATGTTATTACATATCTTCGAAATTCGGATATTAGTTTCGACGGATAATAAGAAACCAAGATTCATGGTATTCAAGTTACCAGTAATTCAAGTTAAATTAGATctacaaaaattttgcattcAAATAGAAGATGATGaagttataagaaataaattatacaatg ATTTCTGTGATGATCTATACaagttacaattaaatattgacCAATGTAATTTGGTGGAATTTGATGTGCTGAGAGAAAG ATTTTCGACAGAACTGTGCCGTACACCAATTTGTATTGTCAGATTTGAAAGACAAGCAAACTTTTCTGACAAAAATGAAGTCTTCTTTATTGGAGGTTCTGGTAAACTGTATAAAGACCCTAACTTGTGGCGTTACAACAAAGAATTTGAGAAAGAAGTTTTCATTGATTGTGGAGGTTTTGGCAAAGTATATAAAGCGCGCCATTGTCTCGATGGAAAAGAATatgcgattaaaaaaataacggtTGATCATATTACCGAGTTACAACTGAATGAAGTAACGACACTTGCTGCATTAAATCATCCTAATATTGTCCCATACCATACAGCTTGGATCGAATGGCTGTCGTCCTGTACTTCAAACGCATCTACAAGTAATATACTATCATCGAAATACTATGAAAAAGATTCCAAGTCGTCCAGTCCACTGGCCATCaaagatttagaaaaatgttatacTGATGAATCTAGTTCGGACGTagtatttcttcaaaataatgatattaatgacAGATTTGAAGAACACGattcatcaactaacaacatgGAAAAGAAAATTGAGGAAAATACCACTGAAGAATCCAGTTCGGGCGGAGTGTGTTTTCGAAATAGCAAGAGCAATGAAAGTCCAGATCAAGCAATTGTAAATGCAAGTGCTAGTAATAGTTCTTCATGTGAAGAATCTAATCGAGAAGTTAATGTATACACTTCTGATaaa AATAAACCGTGTATCTTATATATTCAAATGGCCCTGTGTGAACAAACACTCAAACAATTGCTATGTAATAGAGTAAGTGTAACGCCTGAACCAACAATTAAAGCGATATTTGAACAGATTGTTTGTGGAGTGGATTATATACATTCTCAAAAAATCATACATCACGATATAAAG CCCAGCAATATATTTATGTCGACATCCGGACCACTTCGGATTCAATTAGGTGATTTTGGTTTAGCTTGTTCGTTTCAAAAAGAGCATCATTCTGCGATTGGTACCCCTATGTACGCAGCGCCAGAACAAATGCAGGGAAAGTGTGATCCAAAG agTGATATTTATAGTATAGGGATTGTCTTTCTCGAGCTTTTGATTCCAACTCGAATGGAGTTAGCTAAAATAATTGAATCCTTAAAGTCTGGCGAAGTACCAGAAACTCTCAAGGAACATAAGTGG TTACAAATCATTCAGCGATTAATGCAAGAAGATCCTACTAATCGACCATCAGCAAGTCAGCTTCTGCAGGATTTTAACCATAATAccgttgtaataataaatagattgaAAGATGATATCATGCATTtagaaaatagtaataataataaaaatgacaaaattcgAAGCATATTACAAGAGataaaggaaaaaattcaagaattgtCACTTCAAAACAATTTAACAGACTAG